AGTGATGTGGCACGCAGAGTGGGTGTGGGGGGAGATAGTGGATCCTGGGGGGTCACACTGAGTGAGAAGTTTGGGGAAGGGACAGGGAGCGCCTGAAGGTGTTGGAGGATTACTGGGTGGAATTGTGCTGTATTGTGAAAAGTGATGACAGAAAGTATTCGTGGAAAAGCAAAGTCAAGCATAGTAGCTGTGTCAGCACCCTGGATGAGGTGGCCCTGGGATCCACTGATAGATACTATGGAGGtgcctgggggtgagggggtgtcAGAAAACTCCCTGGTCATGTCGGCACAGTCATGAGGGCAGTGTGCGGCATATCTCATATAGGGTGGGGTCGATACAGGTGGGTGGCTTAAGGATTaggcaaaaaaaaaggggggatttGTGGATTCCAGATGTCCTAGAGAGTTGGGGGTAGGTGGAGCGCATTTGTTCATCTACTTTCCCCACTCCACCTCACCCTTGCCTTCTCCTAGCCATGGCACAGAACCAAGGGAACAAGATAATTGGTGGCTACAGATGCATCCGGAACTCCCAACCATGGCAGGCAGCCCTACTGGCAGGCCCCTGCCGTAGTTTTCTCTGTGGAGGGTCCCTGCTGTCCGACCAATGGGTCATCACTGCTGCCCACTGCACTCATCCGTGAGTGACCCCCTCTTTATCCTCCTGCCAAGTGAATTCCAGAGTCTAGCCCTGTGTAGAACTCAGTGTAGTAGCTGGACGCCGGTTTGGGGTCTAGATAAGAGCTTAGAACAACAGACCCAGCTCGGAACATGGAATCCAGCCATAAATCTTGAACCCAGTTTAGATTCTAAAAGCAGATCAACCATTTAGAGCCCATACACAAGCTTCGAGTCCCACACAGAATCTAGAATCTAACACATGACCTGAGATCCATCCAGAGGCCAAGGTCTACATAGAGACTGAGATTAGGAGTCCGTTCCAGAGTAGTGGTTGAATTCTGCACACAGTCTACCTTCAGAAACTCAGGACCTGTCTCGGAACACGGCCTGGAATCCAGAGTCAGGTTCAGAACCCACAGTCCAGCCATAAATCCAGAAGCCTGCTTACAGCTCAGAGCATAAGATAAAGACAGAACCTGCAGCTGGTTCTAGATCCAACATTTAATCCAGAGTCCAGTCTACAGCTCCTCTCTGAGCAGCCTAGAACCCAGACCTCAACCCACCATCTATATCCCAGAATGAAGACCATAATCTAAAGCTTCATATCGAACCCAGAGCCCTTCTCAGATTCTAGACTGAAACCTGGACTTCAGACCCCAGACTAGAAGTCAAAGTCCAGATAAAAGCTCACCCAGTGCCCATAAACCAGATCTCATGCTGTAAACTAAAGTTCAGTGTAGAACCTAGGGCCCAGAGTCTAGAATGGAAACCAACATCTAGAACCTGGGATCCTGACCATAACCTGGAGCTCCATCTAGAACCCAGAGCCTGGCCTGAGGTCAAGGGCTCAGACCAGAGACCAGAACCCAGAGCCCAGACTATCACCTGTCATTTGATCTAAGACAGAACCCAACCTAGAATCAAGAATGCAGACCAGTGTTTAGAGCCCTGAGCCCAACTGGAGCACAGAGCTCAAACCGTTGTCTACAACCCAGGTCATAAACCAGAGCTTAATCAAGAACCCAGAACTCAATCTAGAAACTGGTGTGAGCACACCAGTATCTAGAAAGTATGCTATCATCCAGATTCAATCTAGAACCCAGCTCCTAGCTTAGAATCAAAAGTTCAGGATGTTTAGAGTCCAAAGGCCAGGCTAGAACTGGAATGGAGCCTCCCTGAAGCAATGGAGTAGCTGGAATGGATATTCCAGAATATCATTTCTGATCTAGAGCCTAGAGCCACAGCCCAGAGTCTCACTTAGAGCTCAGAGTATTGATCCAGGTGCAGACCCTAGGACAGAGCCAAGAACGCTCAACCATCACCTTATACCCAAGTCAGAAGGCCAAACACAGCCCacaaggggaaggggagaatggTAAGACTGGGTCCAGAGAGAAAGCCCAGGCTGGGGGAAAGGGTGCAGGATGCCGGGAAACACCCAGCCTGCAGTTAGAGGGAGGGTTAGACTTGAGGAAAACTCATCACCGGGGACGGGCGCATCGCTGGAGGGTGGGGAGACGTCTCCAGGTCAGGTCCTGAGCAGCACCACTCTTGGGGGGCATGGGCCAGGACCCTTCGAGTAGCCCTGGGCAAGCACAACCTGAGGATTTgggaggtcacacagcaggtgctgCGTGTGGTCCGCCAGGTGCCACACCCCCAGTACAATTCCCGGACCATGGATAACGACCTGATGCTGCTGCAGCTGCAGCGGCGTGCTCGGCTGTGGAGGGCAGTGACGCCCATCGCCGTGGCCAGCTCCTGTGCCAGCGCGGGGACGTCCTGCCTTGTGTCGGGCTGGGGCACGATATCCAGTCCCACCGGTGAGAGTCCTGCGTCAGGAAAGAGAGGCTGGGAGTCTGAGTCCTGGGTCTGagcggggaggggccggggggtctggactcctgggtctgaggggggaggggccgggggactggatccctgggtctgagggaggaggggctgggggcctggatccctgggtctgagggaggcggggccgggggccgggactcctgggtctgagggaggaggggccgggggccgggactcgtgggtctgaggggggaggggttgggggcggggactcgtgggtctgaggggggaggggttgggggcggggactcctgggtctgaggggggaggggccgggggccgggactcctgggtctgagggaggaggggccgggggtctggactcctgggtctgaggggggaggagcCGGGGGcgtggactcctgggtctgagggaggaggggccgggggtctggactcctgggtctg
Above is a genomic segment from Kogia breviceps isolate mKogBre1 chromosome 18, mKogBre1 haplotype 1, whole genome shotgun sequence containing:
- the KLK14 gene encoding kallikrein-14, which translates into the protein MFLLLAALQILAVAMAQNQGNKIIGGYRCIRNSQPWQAALLAGPCRSFLCGGSLLSDQWVITAAHCTHPTLRVALGKHNLRIWEVTQQVLRVVRQVPHPQYNSRTMDNDLMLLQLQRRARLWRAVTPIAVASSCASAGTSCLVSGWGTISSPTAMFPNILQCVNINISSDQECQRAYSRAITAGMVCAGVPQGGKDSCQGDSGGPLVCKGELQGLVSWGMENCAQPGYPGVYTNLCKYQTWIQETIQRRS